In one window of Clupea harengus chromosome 4, Ch_v2.0.2, whole genome shotgun sequence DNA:
- the pnck gene encoding calcium/calmodulin-dependent protein kinase type 1B produces MPLKRDPKKKAEDIAAVYELREKLGEGSFSEVRVAQHRCSQKLVAVKCIRKRALKGKESMLENEITVLRKIHHENIISLEETFETSSKLYLVMTLVTGGELLDRILEKGIYTERDASRVISQVLEAVRYLHQLGIVHRDLKPENLLYETPLEDSKIVISDFGLSKMDDQGMLSTTCGTPAYVAPELLQQKTYGKEVDLWAVGVISFILLCGYPPFYDENDTQLYKQIIKAEYEFDSPYWDEISDSAKDFIVHLLQKDPKKRYNCEEALQHPWISGGAALERDIHGSVSLQIQKNFAKSHWKRAFNATMVVRHLSKKAHVSEEDGGGGTPGKAFQSPLE; encoded by the exons ATGCCATTGAAACGAGACCCAAAGAAGAAAGCCGAGGACATCGCTGCCGTGTACGAGCTGAGAGAAAAGCTCGGAGA GGGCTCTTTTTCAGAGGTTCGAGTGGCGCAGCACCGGTGCTCTCAGAAGCTTGTAGCTGTCAAGTGCATCCGCAAGAGGGCGCTAAAGGGCAAGGAATCAATGCTGGAGAACGAGATAACGGTGCTGCGCAA AATCCATCATGAAAACATTATTTCTTTGGAGGAGACTTTTGAAACATCTTCAAAGCTGTATTTGGTGATGACACT GGTGACAGGGGGAGAGCTGTTGGACAGGATCCTTGAGAAGGGcatttacacagagagagatgccagCCGTGTCATCAGCCAGGTGCTGGAGGCAGTCAGGTACCTGCATCAGCTGGGCATCGTCCACAGGGACCTCAAG CCTGAGAATCTGCTGTACGAGACTCCACTGGAAGATTCCAAGATTGTCATCAGTGACTTTGGCCTGTCCAAGATGGATGACCAGGGCATGTTGTCCACCACCTGTGGGACACCTGCATACGTGG CTCCAGAGCTTCTGCAGCAGAAGACATATGGTAAAGAGGTGGACCTCTGGGCGGTTGGAGTCATCTCTTTTATTCT ACTCTGTGGATACCCGCCATTTTACGACGAGAACGACACACAGCTCTACAAGCAGATCATCAAGGCTGAATATGAGTTCGACTCGCCATACTGGGACGAAATCTCAGACTCAG CGAAAGACTTCATAGTGCACTTACTGCAGAAGGACCCGAAGAAGAGGTACAATTGTGAAGAGGCCTTGCAGCATCCTTG GATATCAGGAGGAGCTGCTCTGGAGAGAGACATCCATGGGTCTGTCAGCTTACAGATTCAGAAGAACTTCGCCAAGAGCCATTGGAAG agAGCGTTTAATGCGACTATGGTGGTGCGCCACCTCAGCAAGAAGGCCCACGTCTCagaggaggatgggggaggCGGCACCCCTGGAAAAG CCTTCCAGTCACCACTAGAGTGA